The Candidatus Zixiibacteriota bacterium DNA window GGGCCAATGCGCTCTTGAAAAAAGGGGCGCGAATGGTTACATCAGTAGAGGACATATTCGAAGAGTTGCCCCGGCTTCGCGGTGAGGTGGCGGCCCGACGGTTCCGTGCGACGGCCGATGTCACGGAGACGGAACAGCGGTTGATCGATGTGCTGGCTGACGGGCCCCGGCAAATTGATGTGCTGGCGCATGAGGTTGCACTTCCGGTTTCGGAGCTTCTTGAGTATCTTCTGGCGTTGGAGATGAAAGGGATCGTGCAGGAGTTGTCAGGAAAACGTTACGTCCTCTGCGAATAACCGCTATGGTCAAGAAAACAACCCGGATTGTCAACAAGCTTGGTCTTCACGCGCGACCATCGGCAATGCTCGTCACGACGGCCGGAAGATTCCAGTCGGAAGTTCATTTCACGAAAGACGGTTTGCGGGTGAACGGCAAATCGATTATGGGTGTGATGATGCTGGCGGCGGAGAAAGGCTCTGAAGTGACGGTGGAGGCGGAGGGGCCCGACGAGGAGCAGGCGGTGGACGCGCTGATCAACGTCATCGAATCCGGTTTCAACGAAATGGGCTGACCACATTCCGCTTGCCTGTCCTTCCCCTCGGGGGGTATACTTATCTCATTACAAATTAGCCTGTTGGAGGCTGTAATCAGACTATGTTCAGAAGCCGCCGCATCATACGAGGCACCGGTGTATCGGCCGGTATTGTCATGGGTACCGCCCGGATAATTTTCCCGGGTGAGAAGAAGGTACCGGAGGTGGCGATTGCCCAGTCGCAGGTGCAGTCCGAGT harbors:
- a CDS encoding HPr family phosphocarrier protein, with translation MVKKTTRIVNKLGLHARPSAMLVTTAGRFQSEVHFTKDGLRVNGKSIMGVMMLAAEKGSEVTVEAEGPDEEQAVDALINVIESGFNEMG